Proteins encoded together in one Temnothorax longispinosus isolate EJ_2023e chromosome 5, Tlon_JGU_v1, whole genome shotgun sequence window:
- the LOC139813235 gene encoding uncharacterized protein isoform X2, with protein MVNHHHIQNVTFEMVHFSGLMKPHEEVLIQRYIDKCMVYHGGSIFIFYFITFVQIALPFLTQQPFPLLAEYPFDVSYQPLFTIIYIHQSVASILVTGQLCTNVFMALLLWFASAKFEILSEKLGKATNIRQLYKCIKKHQELLEYATEVALVARPFAFTSICCSMTSIISTFLVLVT; from the exons ATGGTTAATCACCATCACATAcag aatgtTACTTTCGAAATGGTACATTTTAGCGGTTTAATGAAACCACACGAAGAAGTTTTGATTCAACGATACATTGATAAATGTATGGTGTACCATGGTggatctatatttattttttacttcattACGTTCGTACAGATCGCATTGCCTTTTCTAACGCAACAGCCATTTCCACTATTAGCAGAATATCCATTTGATGTGTCTTATCAACCGCTATTTACAATAATCTATATACATCAATCTGTGGCCTCAATACTGGTAACAGGACAACTATGTACGAATGTTTTTATGGCTCTATTGCTCTGGTTTGCATCggcaaaatttgaaatactgAGTGAGAAGCTGGGAAAAGCTACAAATATCCGTCAATTGtacaaatgtattaaaaaacatcAAGAATTACTCGA GTATGCAACGGAAGTTGCTCTTGTTGCTCGTCCTTTTGCATTTACATCTATATGTTGTAGCATGACTAGCATAATATCAACTTTTCTCGTGCTCGTTACG TGA
- the LOC139813237 gene encoding odorant receptor 4-like gives MRRKVMLEEVISVVKLSLFPVWSWPQPQDATQFKLFCVKLHHCLCIIIKLAFILSLIYTITNHFDDPEIFVQLIPITSGLIHTSLNFIFYTVNHHHIQNVTFEMVHFSGLMKPHEEIVVQRHIDKCVVYHGGSIFIYYMATFLTITLPFLTQQSFPTLTEYPFDVSHQPLKTIIYIHQSAAGILVAAQLCINPFMALLLWFATARFEILTEELRKITNTYQLFKCIKEHQELLKYAEEVVIAARPFALTTVYCSTVSMICFFLLFITNQPIAIIFQGLGLVAACLSEVFMYCWPAEYLIHMNNNVADAAFHLLENNHFIELWKCLQIIIMRSQKPIKIAIPCLMPALSLNYFSAYLSTILSYFTTLRVMMDDDKN, from the exons ATGCGAAGAAAGGTGATGCTAGAGGAAGTAATCTCGGTCGTGAAGTTAAGTTTGTTCCCAGTATGGTCTTGGCCTCAGCCACAAGATGCGACGCAGTTTAAGTTGTTCTGTGTGAAACTGCATCACtgtttatgcataattataaagttGGCCTTCATATTATCGTTGATATACACTATCACAAATCATTTTGACGATCCTGAAATCTTTGTACAACTAATTCCTATAACAAGCGGTCTTATTCACACCAGTCTtaacttcattttttatacagTTAATCACCATCATATACAg AATGTTACTTTCGAAATGGTACATTTTAGCGGCTTGATGAAACCTCATGAAGAAATTGTAGTTCAACGACACATTGACAAATGTGTGGTGTACCATGGTggatctatatttatttactacaTGGCTACGTTCTTAACGATCACATTGCCTTTTCTAACGCAACAGTCATTTCCAACATTAACCGAATATCCATTTGATGTGTCTCATCAACCactaaaaacaataatttatatacaccAATCTGCAGCCGGAATATTAGTAGCAGCacaattatgtattaatcCTTTCATGGCTCTACTGCTCTGGTTTGCAACGGCAAGATTTGAGATATTAACTGAAGAACtgagaaaaattacaaataccTATCAGTTGTTCAAGTGCATTAAAGAACATCAGGAATTACTCAA ATACGCTGAAGAAGTTGTAATTGCTGCTCGTCCTTTCGCATTAACCACTGTATATTGTAGCACGGTTAGCATGATAtgcttctttcttttgtttatcACA aatcaACCTATAGCTATAATATTCCAAGGTCTCGGACTGGTTGCAGCATGTTTATCGGAAGTCTTTATGTATTGTTGGCCAGCAGAATATTTGATACATATG AACAACAATGTCGCAGACGCAGCGTTCCATTTGCTCGAAAACAATCATTTCATTGAACTATGGAAGTGtctgcaaattattataatgcgGAGTCAAAAACCAATAAAGATTGCCATTCCTTGTCTCATGCCCGCACTATCTCTTAATTACTTTTCAGCG TATCTTTCGACTATCCTCTCCTATTTCACAACACTTCGAGTAATGATGGacgatgataaaaattaa
- the LOC139813231 gene encoding uncharacterized protein isoform X2, whose protein sequence is MSSNYLQNVTYKMVNFNGLMKPHEEIVIQRYVDKCIVLHGGTMFRFYFFTFITVTLPFLTQQKFPTLAEYPFDVYHEPLKTIIYIHQAVTGVLIAGQLCTNVFIALLLWFATARFEIFTEELEKVANVYQLFECIRKHQELIKYAEKVAIAARPFALTAIYCSTISIICFFLMVITNQSTAIIFQCLGLGIASLLEVFMYSWPAEYLMYMSNNVAEVAFHLLENNHFIELWQCLQIIIMRSQIPIEVKIPCLMPALNLNYFTAYLSTILSYFTTLRVMMDDDKN, encoded by the exons atGTCAAGTAATTATTTGCAGAATGTTACTTATAAAATGGTAAATTTTAACGGCTTGATGAAACCACATGAAGAAATTGTGATTCAACGATACGTTGACAAATGTATTGTGTTGCATGGTGGAACTATGTTTAGGTTTTACTTCTTTACGTTCATAACGGTCACACTGCCTTTTCTAACGCAGCAGAAATTTCCAACATTAGCCGAATATCCATTTGATGTGTATCATGAACCACTGAAAACAATAATCTATATACATCAAGCTGTAACCGGAGTACTGATAGCAGGACAACTATGTACGAATGTTTTTATAGCTCTACTGCTCTGGTTTGCAACGGCAAGATTTGAGATATTCACTGAAGAGCTGGAGAAAGTTGCAAATGTCTATCAATTGTTCGAATGTATTAGAAAACATCAAGAATTAATCAA ATACGCAGAAAAAGTTGCAATTGCTGCTCGTCCTTTCGCATTAACAGCTATATATTGTAGCACGATTAGCATAATATGCTTCTTTCTTATGGTTATCaca aatCAATCTACAGCTATAATATTCCAATGTCTCGGATTGGGTATAGCAAGTTTATTGGAAGTCTTTATGTACAGTTGGCCAGCAGAATATTTGATGTATATG AGCAACAACGTCGCAGAAGTAGCATTCCATTTGCTCGAAAACAATCATTTCATTGAACTATGGCAGTGtctgcaaattattataatgcgGAGCCAAATACCAATAGAGGTTAAAATTCCTTGTCTTATGCCCGCactaaatcttaattattttacagcg TATCTTTCGACTATCCTCTCCTATTTCACAACGCTACGAGTAATGATGGacgatgataaaaattaa
- the LOC139813231 gene encoding uncharacterized protein isoform X1, producing MRRKVMLEEVIWVVKLSLFPVWSWPQPQNATQFKLFCVKLHHCLCIIIKLALILSLIYTITNHFDDPEILVNLAVLTSAFIHGSFNFFFHMVNHHHIQNVTFEMVHFSGLMKPHEEVLIQRYIDKCMVYHGGSIFIFYFITFVPIVMPFLTQQPFPLLAEYPFDVSYQPLFTIIYIHQSVASILVTGQLCTNVFMALLLWFASAKFEILSEELGKVTNIRQLYKCIKKHQELLEYATEVALVARPFAFTSICCSMTSIISTFLVLVTKQPIYMILQFMAMSLACITEVFMYTWAADHLIFMSQNVAQAAFNILGNNHLINLTEIWKCLQIIIMRSQKPIKISIPCFLPTLSLNYFTSYLSTILSYFTTLRVMMNNDNN from the exons ATGCGAAGAAAGGTGATGCTAGAGGAAGTGATCTGGGTCGTAAAGTTAAGTTTGTTCCCAGTATGGTCTTGGCCTCAGCCACAAAATGCGACGCAGTTTAAGTTGTTCTGTGTGAAACTGCATCACtgtttatgcataattataaagttGGCCTTAATATTATCGTTGATATACACTATCACAAATCATTTTGACGATCCTGAAATCTTAGTAAACCTTGCTGTTCTAACAAGCGCTTTTATTCACGGCAGTTTTAACTTCTTTTTCCACATGGTTAATCACCATCACATAcag aatGTTACTTTCGAAATGGTACATTTTAGCGGTTTAATGAAACCACACGAAGAAGTTTTGATTCAACGATACATTGATAAATGTATGGTGTACCATGGTggatctatatttattttttacttcattACGTTCGTACCGATCGTAATGCCTTTTCTAACGCAACAGCCATTTCCACTATTAGCAGAATATCCATTTGATGTGTCTTATCAACCGCTATTTACAATAATCTATATACATCAATCTGTGGCCTCAATACTGGTAACAGGACAACTATGTACGAATGTTTTTATGGCTCTATTGCTCTGGTTTGCATCggcaaaatttgaaatactgAGTGAGGAGCTAGGGAAAGTTACAAATATCCGTCAATTGtacaaatgtattaaaaaacatcAAGAATTACTCGA GTATGCAACGGAAGTTGCTCTTGTTGCTCGTCCTTTTGCATTTACATCTATATGTTGTAGCATGACTAGCATAATATCAACTTTTCTCGTGCTCGTTACG aaacaaCCTATATATATGATACTTCAGTTTATGGCAATGTCTCTAGCATGTATAACAGAAGTATTTATGTATACTTGGGCAGCAGACCATTTGATTTTTatg TCCCAAAACGTTGCACAAGCAGCATTCAATATTCTCGGAAAcaatcatttaataaatttaactgaGATATGGAAATGtctgcaaattattataatgagaAGTCAAAAGCCAATAAAGATTTCAATACCCTGCTTTCTGCCAACGTTATCTCTCAATTACTTTACATCG TATCTTTCGACTATACTCTCCTACTTCACAACACTGCGAGTAATGATGaacaatgataataattaa
- the LOC139813233 gene encoding uncharacterized protein, with protein MRRKVMLEEVISVVKLSLFPIWCWPQPQDATQFKLFCVKLHHCLCIIIKLALALSLIYTITNHFDDPEIIVNLAVLTSALIHGSFNFFFHMVNHHHLQNVTFEMVHFSGLIKPHEEVLIQRYIDKCMVYHGGSIFIFYFITFGQIALPFLTQQPFPILAEYPFDVSYQPLFTIIYIHQSAAAILVTGQLCTNVFMALLLWFASAKFEILSEELGKATNIRQLYKCIKKHQELLEYATEVALVARPFAFTSICCSMTSIISTFLVLVTKQPILMILQFMAMSLACITEVFMYTWAADHLIFMSQNVAQAAFNILENNHLINLTEIWKCLQIIIMRSQKPIKISISCFLPTLSLNYFTSYLSTILSYFTTLRVMMNNDNN; from the exons ATGCGAAGAAAGGTGATGCTAGAGGAAGTAATCTCGGTCGTAAAGTTAAGTTTGTTCCCTATTTGGTGTTGGCCTCAGCCACAAGATGCGACGCAGTTTAAGTTGTTCTGTGTGAAACTGCATCACtgtttatgcataattataaagttGGCCTTAGCATTATCGTTGATATACACTATCACAAATCATTTTGACGATCCTGAAATCATAGTAAACCTTGCTGTTCTAACAAGCGCTCTTATTCACGGCAGTTTTAACTTCTTTTTCCACATGGTTAATCACCATCACTTAcag aatgtTACTTTCGAAATGGTACATTTTAGCGGTTTAATAAAACCACACGAAGAAGTTTTGATTCAACGATACATTGACAAATGTATGGTGTACCATGGTggatctatatttattttttacttcattACGTTCGGTCAGATCGCATTGCCTTTTCTAACGCAACAGCCATTTCCAATATTAGCAGAATATCCATTTGATGTGTCTTATCAACCGCTATTTACAATAATCTATATACATCAATCTGCGGCCGCAATACTGGTAACAGGACAACTATGTACGAATGTTTTTATGGCTCTATTGCTCTGGTTTGCATCggcaaaatttgaaatactgAGTGAGGAGCTGGGGAAAGCTACAAATATCCGTCAATTGtacaaatgtattaaaaaacatcAAGAATTACTCGA GTATGCAACGGAAGTTGCTCTTGTTGCTCGTCCTTTTGCATTTACATCTATATGTTGTAGCATGACTAGCATAATATCAACTTTTCTCGTGCTCGTTACG aaacaaCCTATATTAATGATACTTCAGTTTATGGCAATGTCTCTAGCATGTATAACAGAAGTATTTATGTATACTTGGGCAGCAGACCATTTGATTTTTatg TCCCAAAACGTTGCACAAGCAGCATTCAATATTCTCGAAAAcaatcatttaataaatttaactgaGATATGGAAATGtctgcaaattattataatgagaAGTCAAAAGCCAATAAAGATTTCAATATCTTGCTTTCTGCCCACGTTATCTCTCAATTACTTTACATCG TACCTTTCGACTATACTCTCCTACTTCACAACACTGCGAGTGATGATGaacaatgataataattaa